The genomic stretch CCACCATCAGCGACATGAGCCCCTTGGTGCACGAGAAGATCACCGAAGCGGTGTCCGCGTCCCATCGCCGCCCGTCGCGCTCGTCGGCAATGCCGCCATGCAGCTGCACCACCACTTCGCCGTCGACCAGGATGGCGAGTGCCGCGCCCATGCCCGGCGCATCTGCGAACGCCGCCTCGAACACCTCGCCGATGGGCTCGAAGCCGGCGGCCACCACCCCCTCGATCTGCACGCTCATGACTGCACCTCCATTTCGAGCCTGGGCATTCCGTCGGCGTGCCGGCCCAGTTTCACCGGCAGCGGATCGGAGATCGAGCCGGCAAAGACGCCGCCCGACTGCACATTGTTGAAGGCGAGCAGCACGGCCCGCCCTGAGCGGTCGGTGGCGATCCGCCCGGCATAGAGCGTCTGGGGCACCAGGAGACTCGCTCGCTCGATCGGATAGGGGCCGAGTGCGTGCGGGATCGCCACCGACCACACGCCGCCCTGCTGCCCGGCCAGCCGGCCCGACAGCCTGGGGCTGTCGCAACAGAAGATCAGGTGCAGCGTGCCTTCGACTTCGACGATCTGCGGCACCTCCAGATGGGCAAAGCCGGCATCGATGGCGCTGAGCGGCGGCTGCGCCTGCCAGCTCTGCATGTCCTCGGAGACGGCGTGCCCGATCACCCCGCGCGTCATGTCTTCGCCGTGGTTGGCCCGCGCCGTGATCAGCATGTGCCACTGCCCCGCCGCGTCGGCGAACACCCAGGGGTCGCGCCAGGCCTCTTCGGGCCAGCTCGAGCTGCCGAGCGTTTCGTAATGCGTGCTGTCGGCAGTGCTGATCGGGCCAGGCAGTTTGCGCCAGTTGTAGAGATCGTCCGAGACCGCGAGGCCGATCGTCTCGATATTGGCGTTGCTGTCGGGCGAGAGGAAACGCGAGCCGGTATAGTAGAGCCGCCACAGCCCGTCGGGTCCCTTCACCACGCTGCCGGTCCAGGTGGCGGTAGCGTCGAAGCTGCCGGCGGGGCCGGTATCGAAGATTCGGCCGTGGTCCTGCCAGTTCACCAGGTCGGTCGAGGTGGCGTGGCCGATACGGGCATTGCGATGCCGCAAATCGGGATTGCCCAGCGCATGCGGCGCGTGCAGGTAGAACAGGTGGTAGGTCGCGCCGTCATCGGCCAGCCAGAAATCCCAGACCCAGTGGTCGGGCAGTGAAAAAGCCATCGCTTTCAACCCCTCGCATTTGCTAAATGGATTTAGCAGGCAGTGCGAACGACGCCAAGTTGTCAAATCGCGTCTGCCCCTTCTATGAAGAGCACCGAGGCAACTGGAGCGATGGCAGGAGTGACCAAGAAGCGCGTAACGCTCGCGGATGTGGCGAGGCTCGCCGGCCTCTCCTCCGCCGCCGCTTCGATGATCCTGACCGGCCGCCCCGATACCCGGCTCTCGGCCGAGGCGCACCGGCGCGTGCACGAGGCGGCGGCGCAGTTGGGCTATCGCCCCAACCTCGCGGCGCAGGCGCTGCGGACCGACAAGACCCGCACCATCGCCTTCATCTCCGATTACGTCGCCACCACGCGCTACGCCAACGGGCTGATCCGCGGCGCCCTCGCCGCGGCGCAGGAAGCCGGCCAGGTGCTGATGCTGCTCGAAACCGGCGGCGAGCCCGACCGCGAGGTGCAGGCCATCGAGGCAGCGCTCGACCGGCAGGTGGACGGCATCATCTTCGCCGCCATGCGAGCCCGCGAGATCTTCGTGCCGACCCTCCCCGCAGCCACCCGTGTGGTGATGCTCAACGGCACCAGCAGCCGCTTTCCGCTTTCGGTGCTGCCCGACGAGCTGACCGGCGGTCGTAGCGCCGTGGAGCTGCTGGTGGCAGCCGGCCATCGCGACGGCATCGCGCTCATCGGCCACAACCGGATCGCCGAACAGGGCCTGTTCCGTTCCGACACGGTGGCGCGACGCATCGCCGGAATCCATGCCGCGATGGAGGAGCACAAGCTCGGTTTCGCCACCGAGGAGAGCTGCTGGGAGTGGGAGCCGCAGCATGGCTTCGAGCTGACCCGCAAGGTCCTGACGCAGCGGCCGGACATCACGGCCCTCCTCTGTCTCAACGACCGGCTCGCCTTCGGTGCCTACCAGGCACTGGCCGAGGCGGGACGCTCTGTGCCGGACGATATTTCCGTGGTCGCCTTCGACAATGACGAGATCGCCGGCTACCTGCGCCCCGGGCTCACCACCATCGCGCTGCCGCACGAAGAGATGGGCCGCGCCGCGGTCCGCCTGCTGCTCTCGGCCGAAACCAGCGGCGAGCACCTCGTCGCCATGCCCGTGGTGGTGCGCGCCTCGATCTGACCGGCCACCGGCAGGGCGCCGCGGCGTCGGTCCTAGACCCGCACCTTCCGCCCGTCGGCCCGCTCTTCGAGCCGGCTGTCATCCGCCTGCGACAACCGCTCGTTGCTGAGCTGCAGCAGGTCGTTGGCCGGTGTGAGGTTGCCGGCGCCGGCATCGTCGGCCGACAGCACCGAGGCTTTGAGCAGTTGAGAATAGGGATGCTCGGGCTTGTCGAGCACGGCACGGGCCGGCCCCATTTCCACCACCCTGCCCTTCTGCATGATGATCAGCCGATCCGAGATATAGTAGGCCGTGGCGAGGTCGTGGGTGATGTAGATCACCGAGACGCCCAGATCGTCGCGCAGCGATTTCAGCAGGTTGACGATCGCCATGCGCAGCGACGCATCGACCATCGACACCGGCTCGTCGGCGATCAGCAGCGGCGGGTTGGGGATCAGCGCCCGGGCGATGGCGACGCGCTGCAGCTGTCCGCCCGACAACTCGTGCGGGAAGCGGCCGCCGATTTCGGCGAGGCTGAGGCCCACCTTCTGCAGGGCGCCATCCATGGCCGCATCGACCGCCGCCTTGTCGCGGGTGCCGAGGAACCGTCGCGCCGTCGATTGGAGATAGCGATCGACCCGCTTGAGCGGATTGAACGCCTCGAACGGGTTCTGGAAAACCGGCTGCACATTGGCCATGAACTTCAGCCGGTCGGCCCGCCTGCCATGCTGCACCGGCTGGCCGCGGAACAGGATGCTGCCGGTGGTCGGCCGCTCCAGCCCCAGGATCATGCGGGCCAAGGTCGTCTTGCCCGAACCGCTCTCCCCGATGATGGTGAAGATCTCCGGCTTGTCGGCGGCGATGGCGAAACTGACCTGGTCGACGGCGCGCACCTCCTGGCGGCCGAGGATGCCGCCCATCTGGAAACGCTTGCCGACATCGGCGACTTCAAGCAGCGCGCTCATGCGGCAACTCCCACGCGAGTGTGCCCGCCGGGCACCAGCGGCTCGACGTCGGCGGCGCGCCAGCAGGCGCTGCGGTGGTCGGGTCCGACCGTCAGCAGCGGCGGCGCCTCGGTCTTGCACTTGTCGATGGCGAGCGGGCAGCGCGGATGGAACCGGCAGCCGGCCGGCGGCGCCGCAAGACTGGGCGGCCGCCCCTCGAGCGCCGGGCGCTGCGTCGTGTCGCCGATGCGCGGCAGGCTGGCGACCAGGTGCGCCGAATAGGGATGCTTGGGCGCGGTAAACAGGGTGCGCGTCGGCGCCTCCTCGACCAGCCGCCCGGCATAGATGATGCCGATGCGGTCGGCGATATTGGCATGCACGCTCATGTCATGCGTGACGAAGACGATCGAGGAGCCCATCTCGGTCTGGAGGTTCTTGATCAGCGACAGCACGTCCTTCTGCACCACCACGTCGAGCGCCGTCGTCGGTTCGTCCGCGATGATGAAATCGGGCTTGCACACCGTCGCGAGCCCGATGGTGACGCGCTGGCGCATGCCGCCCGACAATTCGTGCGGATAGGCGTTGAGCACCGAGGGCGGCAGTTTCAGGTGCCCCAGATGCTCGATCACCCGCTGGCGGAAGGCGCTGCCGCTGAGCCCCAGCGGCCGGGCGGCGAAATCCTCGAAGATGCGGCCGATGCGGCGCACCGGGTTCAGCGTGCTCATCGAACCCTGCATGATGTAGCTGAGGTGCCGCCAGCGGATGGCGTCGATCTCGGCCGGGGTTGCGATGGTGACGTCGGTCTTGGCACCGCCGAAATCATAGGTGGCGCTGCCCGCGATCACCCGCAGCGGCGGCCGGATGGCGGCGGCCAGCACCTTGATGAAGCTGGTCTTGCCCGAGGAACTCTCGCCGGCAATGCCGTAAACCTCGCGCCGCTTGACGTTCATGCTGATGCCGTCGACGGCGCGTACCTCGCGGTTCACCCCGAAATAGCTCATCTGGTAGTAGGCCTTGAGCGCCTCGACCTCGAGAATGTTGTCGGCCATGCACTAGGCTCCCATGCGGCGCAGCCGGCTGCGCGGATCGATATATTCGTTCATCGAGACGGCCAGCAGGAACAGGCCGAGGAAGGTGATGACGATCAGGATCACCGGGATCACCACCCACCACCAGACGCCCACCACCATCGCCGAGTGCGAATTGGCCCAGTAGAGCACGGTGCCGATAGTGGGGTTATTGATGTTGGTGAAGCCCAGCACGGCGAGGGTCACCTCCATGCCGATCGACCACAGCATGTTGTTCATGAAGGTCGAGAACACGATCGGCATGACGTAAGGCAGGTGCTCCTCGAGCAGCACCTTGCGGGTGCTCATGCCGGCGAACACCGCATGGCGGGTGAACTCGCGGTGCTTCAGCCCGAGCGCCACGGAGCGGATCAGCCGCGCATCGAACGGCCAGCCGAAGCAGGCCATGATCAGCGCCATGGTGAAGCTGTCCATGTGGTTGCGCAGCACGAAATAGAACAGCACCAGGATCGGGAAGATCGGCACCGCGACGAAGATGTCGTTGATGAACATCAGCACCCGGTCGACCCAGCCGCCGAGGTAGCCGGCCGCCAGCCCCACCGCGATCGAGATGATGCGGCTCAGGACCGCCACGGTGATGCCGAACAGCAGGCTGTTCCTGAACGCCGCCGAAAGCTGCCAGAACAGGTCCTGGCCGCGCGAATTGGTGCCGAACCAGTATTGCGCCGAGGGCGGCTGGTCGGGAATGGCGAGGTAGATCTGGCTGGGATCGACCGGCGAAAAGAAGCTCAGGGCCGCAAAGATCGCCACGATGCCGACGAGGATCAGCCCGATGGTGAACTCGATGTTGTAGCGGATAAGGTCGCGGAATACGGCAAACATCTGGCTTCACTCCGCCCGGACGCGCGGATCGAGCAGCGGGTGCAGCAGATCCACGATGAAGATGGCCAGCGCCACCGCGGCGATGGAAATGGTGCAGACGGCGAGCACGGTCGAATAGTCGCCGGCGTTCACCGCGTCGACGAGGAGCGACCCCATCCCCGGGTAGTTGAACACCTGCTCGGTGATGACGGTGCCCGAGAACACTCCGCCGATCACCATGGCGAGCGCCGTCACCTGCGGCACCAGCGCATTGCGGATCACGTAACCGCCCACGATCGTATCGCGCCTGACGCCGGCGAGCTCGGCATAGGTGACGTAGTCTTCGGTGACGATGTTGGAGACGAGCGCACGCATGCCGATGAACCAGCCGCCCAGCCCCACCAGCACCAGCGACAGGGCCGGCAGCAGCGAATGCTGCAGCACCGACAGGATGAACGACCAGGTCCAGCCCGGCCGCACGTCCATGGCGAAGCCGCCCGAGATCGGCAGCACCGGCCACAGGAAGCCGAAGACGATGAGGATGATGAAGGCGACGATGTAGTAGGGGATCGGCTGCAACCCCATCGAGACGATGCCGAAGGCCTTGAGCCAGCGGCTGTTCTGGAAATAGCCGGCGAGCCCGCCCAGCAGGTTCCCCACCACGAACGTGATGGCGGTCGAGGTGAGCAGCAGCCCCAGCGTCCAGGGCAGCGCGCGCAGCACCAGTTCCATCGCCGGGGTCGGGAAGGCCATCAGCGAGGCGCCCAGGTCGCCGCGCAGCAGCCGGCTCCAGAAATTGAAATACTGCGTCAGCACCGGCTGGTTGGTGCCGAACATCTCGGTCAGCGCAGCGCGGGTCGCGGCAATCGCCTCAGGCGACAGGTTCGAGCGGGCGGAGAGGCGGCCGAGCACCTGTTCGACCGGATCGATCGGCGACAGGTAGGTGACGACGAACATCGCCGACACCCCGAAGAATATCACCGCCAACAACTGCACGAACCGCTTGGCGGCGAACCACAGATAGCCTTGCATAAACTCTCCTATGCACCCGAGGCGGCCGGTTAGCCCGCGGCGGCCGCAGGCCGTCCGCACCGGGACGGCTTCTTGGCCGTCCCACAACGCGGCGACTTCTTAGTCGTCCGCTCGCGGCGACTTCTTGGTCGTCCGCTCGCGGCGACTTCTTGGTCGTCCGCTCGTGGCGACCCTCTTCGTCGTCCCGCACGCCGGTTGCTTCGGTCGCCTCTCTCGTCTTCCATCAGCGCCCCCGAAAGGCGGAAGGGAGCGCGGGAAAATTCCCCCGCGCCCCCTTTCACCTCAGGGAGAACGATCAGCCCGCGACCGGAGTGATCTGGGTGAAGATGTAGCGTCCGTTCGACCAGTTGGTGACCGGGTTGGCATACGGCTTCTCGGCGTTCGGCCAGCCGGTCCAGTAGCGGTTCGACTGGATGGAGAACACGTTGTAGGCCATGATCGGGATGTTCGGCATCTCTTCGAGGTGCAGCTTGACGAACTCGTGGCCGTACTCGATGCCCTTGGGATCGTTGAAATCGATCTTGCGGATCTTCTCGATGATGGCGTCGAGCCGCGGATCGGTCCAGCGCATCCAGTTGCGGTCGGGCTGCGATTCACCGGGCTTGGCCACATAGGCCGAGTGGTAGCTGTCGAGGAAGAAGCTGAGGTCGGGGTGACCGCCCCAGGTTTCCACCGCCCAGGCGATATTGGTTTCGTAGTTGCCGACGCGCTGCCGGCCCCAGGTATCGCTGTCGACCTGCGCCGTCGCCTGCACGCCGGCCTGCGTCCACATCTGCGCAATCATCACGCCCAACCGGTTGATCACGCCTTCCGCCGGCACCATCACCTCGAAGGCGAAGGGCTGGCCGTTCGGCATCATCCACTGGTTGCCGTTCTTGGTGAAGCCGGCCGCCGTCAGCAGCTCTTCGGCCGCCGCCACGTCCTGCTTCCACCAGCCATAGCCGAAGGCGTTGCGCACCGCCGCCTCGTCGGTCGGCACCGCGTCGCCGAACTGCGGACGCACCATGTCGGCGATCTGCAGGCCGATATTGGGGTCGTACGGCTTGATCTTGCGGGTGCCGGTGTCGACCTCGTAGTTGATGAGGAAGTCCTGCAGCGGCGCATGATAGTCGCGCGGATGCGTGCCTGTGGGCGGCACCGAGATGGCCGAGAGCGTCGCCGCGCCGCGATAGGACGCCATCGACATGGCGCGCGCATCGAGCATCAGCGCCAGGGCCCAGCGCACGCGCTTGTCCTGGAACTTCTCGTTCTGGTGGTTGAAGATGATCATCGGCAGGGTCGGATCGGGGTGGGCATAGGGGAAGCCCGGGAACCAGCCCTGGATCTGCGGATCGTCCTTGACCACCGCGAAGGTGCCTTCCGGCGTCAGGTCGTGCACCATGTCGAGGTTGCCGTTGCGGATCTCGATCAGGCGGTTATCGGTGGTGATGTTGTTGCGGTAGATGACGTATTTCGGCTTGGGCTCGGCGATCATGCCCATCGCCGTGCGCTGCCAGTCCTCACGCTTCTGCCAGATGTACCAGGTGCCGTTCGGATCGAACGAGTGCAGCGTGTAGGGCCCGATGCTGACCGGCGGGTTGGCGTCGTAGGTGAGGATGTCCTCGACCTTTTCGTAGACATGCTTGGGCATGATCCACGCTGCCGTCCAGCGCACCGCGAACAGCGCGTGGAAGCGTGAGTTGGGCGCATTGAGCTTGAAATGCACCGTGTACTTGTCGGGCGCGGTGACTTCGGCCACCTGCGCGCTGAAGGCGCCGTTATAGGGCGTGCCGGGGGTCGCCTTCTGCTTTTCGACCGTGAACACCACGTCGTCGGCGGTGAACTCGACGCCGTCGCTCCAGAAGATGCCCTGCTTGAGCTTGACGGTCATCTCGGTGAAGTCGGCATTGTATTGCCACAGGTCGTCGGCCAGCGAGTTGTAGACCGCGTTCTCGCTCGCCCCTTCGATGCCGGCATCGGGGTCGATGAACCACAGCGTATCGGTGGTGAGGTTATGCAACCCGTTGCTGGTGCCGTTGCCGGCGCCGACCGCCCACAGGTTGAACCAGCCCGGATTGCGAATGATCCCTTCGGGATTGTGAACGATCACCGTCTCGTTGCGCGGAAACTGCGCCAGGTCCGGCGCGGTCCCTTCGGCATCCTGTGCAAAGGCCAGGCCATTGGCGGCCACGGTAAGGGCGCCCATAGCGGTGCCCAGCAGAAAACTGCGTCTATCCATCTTCTTTTTCCTCCCGACGGCGGCAGCGCCTCTCGCGCTCCTGTCCCGAAAGCGCTCCACCGCTTTCGGGCGCCATCCTATCCGCGAAGCCTTCCTTGTCAACTTGTGTTTAGATGTACATCGGATATCCTAATATGAACGGCAGAGCCCCTTGAGGTACGTACATCTTTCTGTCGCCGAATGCCCCGAACGGAGTTCTCCGGCAATTGATGTGTGTCAAATATGCGTTCTTTTGCAGTATGTTACCAGATAACGACGCTGCAGTTCGGCGATCCGCGAAACACAGCCACGCGATGCGTCGCCTTTGACCGCGCCTTCATCGAACCTATCGAGTGTGCGGTTGCTTCATATCAGAACTCGCGGTTACTATCGTGACTGTGCCTGCTCGATCCGGTTCAGTCGTTCGCCCCTCCGGCAGGGGTGATCGCCGGCCGGTGAAACCTGAAATTCCGACCGGGCATGTGGAGCCCTGCCCCCGAGACCACGGAGCCGCGACCGGGCCGCTGCCGCCGAATCGAGCGGCTCGTCCGAACGGCACATCGGTCGAGCCTTCATACCCTGTTTTCCGTTATGGACCCCTCTGATGACCACGCCAAAGCCGACCTGGAGCGCCGATAACGGCGACGGCACCTTCACCAATCCGCTGTTCTACGAAGAGTTTTCCGACCCCGACATCATCCGGGTGGGCGAGGCCTACTACATGACCGGCACCACCATGCACTGCATGCCGGGCCTGCCGGTGCTGCGCTCCACCGACCTGGTGAACTGGACGCTGCTCTG from Devosia sp. A16 encodes the following:
- a CDS encoding ABC transporter substrate-binding protein codes for the protein MGALTVAANGLAFAQDAEGTAPDLAQFPRNETVIVHNPEGIIRNPGWFNLWAVGAGNGTSNGLHNLTTDTLWFIDPDAGIEGASENAVYNSLADDLWQYNADFTEMTVKLKQGIFWSDGVEFTADDVVFTVEKQKATPGTPYNGAFSAQVAEVTAPDKYTVHFKLNAPNSRFHALFAVRWTAAWIMPKHVYEKVEDILTYDANPPVSIGPYTLHSFDPNGTWYIWQKREDWQRTAMGMIAEPKPKYVIYRNNITTDNRLIEIRNGNLDMVHDLTPEGTFAVVKDDPQIQGWFPGFPYAHPDPTLPMIIFNHQNEKFQDKRVRWALALMLDARAMSMASYRGAATLSAISVPPTGTHPRDYHAPLQDFLINYEVDTGTRKIKPYDPNIGLQIADMVRPQFGDAVPTDEAAVRNAFGYGWWKQDVAAAEELLTAAGFTKNGNQWMMPNGQPFAFEVMVPAEGVINRLGVMIAQMWTQAGVQATAQVDSDTWGRQRVGNYETNIAWAVETWGGHPDLSFFLDSYHSAYVAKPGESQPDRNWMRWTDPRLDAIIEKIRKIDFNDPKGIEYGHEFVKLHLEEMPNIPIMAYNVFSIQSNRYWTGWPNAEKPYANPVTNWSNGRYIFTQITPVAG
- a CDS encoding ABC transporter permease, whose protein sequence is MQGYLWFAAKRFVQLLAVIFFGVSAMFVVTYLSPIDPVEQVLGRLSARSNLSPEAIAATRAALTEMFGTNQPVLTQYFNFWSRLLRGDLGASLMAFPTPAMELVLRALPWTLGLLLTSTAITFVVGNLLGGLAGYFQNSRWLKAFGIVSMGLQPIPYYIVAFIILIVFGFLWPVLPISGGFAMDVRPGWTWSFILSVLQHSLLPALSLVLVGLGGWFIGMRALVSNIVTEDYVTYAELAGVRRDTIVGGYVIRNALVPQVTALAMVIGGVFSGTVITEQVFNYPGMGSLLVDAVNAGDYSTVLAVCTISIAAVALAIFIVDLLHPLLDPRVRAE
- a CDS encoding family 43 glycosylhydrolase, translated to MAFSLPDHWVWDFWLADDGATYHLFYLHAPHALGNPDLRHRNARIGHATSTDLVNWQDHGRIFDTGPAGSFDATATWTGSVVKGPDGLWRLYYTGSRFLSPDSNANIETIGLAVSDDLYNWRKLPGPISTADSTHYETLGSSSWPEEAWRDPWVFADAAGQWHMLITARANHGEDMTRGVIGHAVSEDMQSWQAQPPLSAIDAGFAHLEVPQIVEVEGTLHLIFCCDSPRLSGRLAGQQGGVWSVAIPHALGPYPIERASLLVPQTLYAGRIATDRSGRAVLLAFNNVQSGGVFAGSISDPLPVKLGRHADGMPRLEMEVQS
- a CDS encoding ABC transporter permease; translated protein: MFAVFRDLIRYNIEFTIGLILVGIVAIFAALSFFSPVDPSQIYLAIPDQPPSAQYWFGTNSRGQDLFWQLSAAFRNSLLFGITVAVLSRIISIAVGLAAGYLGGWVDRVLMFINDIFVAVPIFPILVLFYFVLRNHMDSFTMALIMACFGWPFDARLIRSVALGLKHREFTRHAVFAGMSTRKVLLEEHLPYVMPIVFSTFMNNMLWSIGMEVTLAVLGFTNINNPTIGTVLYWANSHSAMVVGVWWWVVIPVILIVITFLGLFLLAVSMNEYIDPRSRLRRMGA
- a CDS encoding LacI family DNA-binding transcriptional regulator, which codes for MTKKRVTLADVARLAGLSSAAASMILTGRPDTRLSAEAHRRVHEAAAQLGYRPNLAAQALRTDKTRTIAFISDYVATTRYANGLIRGALAAAQEAGQVLMLLETGGEPDREVQAIEAALDRQVDGIIFAAMRAREIFVPTLPAATRVVMLNGTSSRFPLSVLPDELTGGRSAVELLVAAGHRDGIALIGHNRIAEQGLFRSDTVARRIAGIHAAMEEHKLGFATEESCWEWEPQHGFELTRKVLTQRPDITALLCLNDRLAFGAYQALAEAGRSVPDDISVVAFDNDEIAGYLRPGLTTIALPHEEMGRAAVRLLLSAETSGEHLVAMPVVVRASI
- a CDS encoding ABC transporter ATP-binding protein, yielding MADNILEVEALKAYYQMSYFGVNREVRAVDGISMNVKRREVYGIAGESSSGKTSFIKVLAAAIRPPLRVIAGSATYDFGGAKTDVTIATPAEIDAIRWRHLSYIMQGSMSTLNPVRRIGRIFEDFAARPLGLSGSAFRQRVIEHLGHLKLPPSVLNAYPHELSGGMRQRVTIGLATVCKPDFIIADEPTTALDVVVQKDVLSLIKNLQTEMGSSIVFVTHDMSVHANIADRIGIIYAGRLVEEAPTRTLFTAPKHPYSAHLVASLPRIGDTTQRPALEGRPPSLAAPPAGCRFHPRCPLAIDKCKTEAPPLLTVGPDHRSACWRAADVEPLVPGGHTRVGVAA
- a CDS encoding ABC transporter ATP-binding protein, with translation MSALLEVADVGKRFQMGGILGRQEVRAVDQVSFAIAADKPEIFTIIGESGSGKTTLARMILGLERPTTGSILFRGQPVQHGRRADRLKFMANVQPVFQNPFEAFNPLKRVDRYLQSTARRFLGTRDKAAVDAAMDGALQKVGLSLAEIGGRFPHELSGGQLQRVAIARALIPNPPLLIADEPVSMVDASLRMAIVNLLKSLRDDLGVSVIYITHDLATAYYISDRLIIMQKGRVVEMGPARAVLDKPEHPYSQLLKASVLSADDAGAGNLTPANDLLQLSNERLSQADDSRLEERADGRKVRV